The following proteins come from a genomic window of Diprion similis isolate iyDipSimi1 chromosome 8, iyDipSimi1.1, whole genome shotgun sequence:
- the LOC124410060 gene encoding Fanconi anemia group I protein, whose protein sequence is MDDKIKDLARKKNPIQLTKFIQNVDLKDLCEMIQNKICHVEFPKLLNTILESFNDTASSQSKRLKVVEATLSALQTAKITNSQANTIVCRIIMDFPQYSSTYLVKLVEFCQERIRKNDDEFMSWKDILPRVLEVLEDRKVVINNGSEMSGKEYKETIIKSLYSGQWDTAILPSVTTMFREMSMSKEEHRKVVGILCNRLSNMQPNELPPLVHQLLTFCRQQDAECVIMALCKYFQTQYANAVEEDSQEFSENIGVLTFKEIQEAESTILYHIFHATEVNQNSLKDFIKSVRNATNIPEYVLDPFIMTLLLNVSDIYENETLDILRQALSRIIRDNERQKHSSWLREVLDNDCSISSTLHTVIGNSIKDRHVVVKGLVDIAFVLMAMGVKLGEEAHTVVLWEIGNKIVQKLIKKRQEIGPTVLQTLNDKIMCGGACVTQYTYCLANICKNVPIVVFECRVWIITLLENLLIMNAAAATQVIFAVLPIVRLQSEIRDTLSMVLRKALYSRETQIRKMAVTGFLQLLKNLKLHTLGALSQSTSRGTSNGSSTSTYTQASLEVHTKKVEENPRLNTLLCYEVLGILKRCFTQQAEVKSCLYEGLSDAILMNPELSKYLVEMLLEHFEQYYESNTNILPPFKLDKCTSIRGAESVLQEPIGNLVLVMQRIYVKAASEETNEIEKLGFILESLCNRMSKSELEHFQVDHDIDLLDNIPECQEKLHTLKEMITVYEALIAYRIVTWSQDSINPAHKVYTLFDGYNRLITRTKPAPKVKKGEGKKKKDKDVTDASFKKPGRNAVIKLPPTILDLETVLKIVTLLYSDAVPWSSRIESRKLQEKELFHRYILQTCIQLIQRTKQLKNNDLQKHKKHDVLKCFEIGEIIYTKILLQLDDVRNFDQQTAVLGLECFKELCNLACTTLSSQSDLLNFLRISGKVDTNAELELQLMSVISPVKNLLTNVLEEEDEQELIAKRIPPILMKILSLLTLKLPYHGEKVVNMLKWLHEVAMEKEMEQSMAVAVIELILKIEDYITDYGNSIDKIVSQLCQILGTVDEDESQMQEEDQFKIINEQSVLQVHSLICNVLKQKLDNTTWFLSRLRAEQILTAMPEIGVEERRNPLRDKERKLSSQLCLIVQTVKTLSNVSISPGVNADAVFKNLQNLFSTLSMFTKYFHSKSTAQNPVFQAVRFVPLVKLAGKPLAKTLYSLITHIEENQRIKSKSKIVDSYAQRSKVLKETKLIPKVIYEIEQFGKNVLLLSKKTKAGLEEYVNYSITRDFRIKNPVLMKGLEELDVSMLTTQGTSASASNSGQSPENSDAEANTSEPPLKKSKTTLQSQKL, encoded by the exons ATGGACGATAAGATCAAAGACCtagctagaaaaaaaaatccaatccaGCTTACCAAGTTCATACAAAATGTTGATTTGAAAGAT cTTTGCGAGATGATCCAAAACAAAATTTGTCATGTGGAGTTTCCAAAACTGCTGAACACAATTTTGGAGAGCTTCAACGACACTGCTTCATCCCAATCTAAAAGGCTTAAAGTTGTTGAAGCAACTTTGTCAGCACTTCAAACAGCAAAAATCACCAACAGCCAAGCCAACACAATAGTGTGTAGGATCATTATGGACTTTCCTCAATACTCGTCTACGTATCTGGTCAAACTAGTCGAGTTTTGTCAGGAACGGATCagaaaaaatgatgatgaatttaTGAG TTGGAAAGACATCCTTCCACGAGTATTAGAAGTTCTGGAAGACAGGAAAGTTGTAATCAATAATGGTTCTGAGATGTCAGGAAAAGAGTACAAAGAAACTATCATAAAATCTTTATACTCTGGCCAATGGGACACAGCAATTTTGCCATCTGTCACAACAATGTTTAG agAAATGTCAATGTCCAAAGAAGAGCACCGAAAGGTGGTTGGGATTCTTTGTAACAGGCTGTCAAACATGCAGCCTAATGAGCTGCCTCCTTTGGTGCATCAATTACTAACTTTTTGCCGTCAGCAAGACGCGGAGTGTGTCATTATGGCTCTCTGTAAATACTTTCAAACGCAGTATGCAAATGCAGTGGAAGAAGACTCACAAGAGTTTTCTGAAAACATTG GTGTGTTGACtttcaaagaaattcaagAGGCGGAAAGTACAATTCTTTATCACATATTCCACGCTACAGAGGTGAACCAGAATAGTTTGAAAGACTTCATAAAATCAGTCCGCAATGCAACAAATATTCCTGAATATGTACTTGATCCATTCATCATGACATTGCTGTTGAACGTGTCCGACATATATGAAAACGAG ACTCTGGACATTTTGAGACAAGCACTAAGCCGTATAATCCGTGATAACGAGCGACAAAAGCACAGTTCTTGGCTCAGGGAAGTTCTGGACAATGATTGTAGCATTTCATCGACATTACACACTGTGATAGGAAACAG CATCAAAGACCGACATGTGGTAGTCAAAGGGTTAGTCGACATAGCGTTTGTGTTAATGGCAATGGGAGTAAAGTTGGGTGAGGAAGCCCACACTGTAGTGTTATGGGAAATAGGCAATAAAATAGTCCAAAAGCTTATCAAAAAACGACAAGAAATTGGCCCAACTGTACTGCAAACACTAAACGATAAAATAATGTGTGGGGGTGCTTGTGTTACCCAATACACGT aTTGCCTCGCAAATATATGCAAAAACGTACCTATAGTTGTGTTTGAGTGTCGTGTATGGATTATCACATTGCTTGAGAATTTGCTGATAATGAATGCAGCTGCTGCGACGCAGGTGATTTTCGCAGTTCTGCCCATTGTGCGGTTACAATCTGAAATACGAGACACGTTAAGCATGGTATTGCGCAAAGCATTGTACTCCAGGGAAACCCAAATTCGTAAAATGGCTGTGACTGGATTTCTACAACTactgaaaaacttgaaactacACACTCTGGGCGCACTCAGCCAGTCAACAAGCCGCGGCACTTCGAATGGTTCCAGCACATCAACTTACACTCaa GCAAGTCTGGAGGTTCACACCAAAAAAGTAGAAGAGAACCCTCGACTCAACACGCTGTTATGCTACGAGGTACTGGGCATTCTCAAAAGATGTTTTACCCAACAAGCAGAGGTCAAATCATGCTTATATGAAG GATTATCTGATGCGATTCTGATGAATCCTGAATTGTCAAAATACCTGGTGGAAATGTTACTTGAACATTTTGAACAATACTACGAGTCGAATACCAATATTCTACCACCATTTAAGCTTGATAAATGTACGTCAATTCGTGGTGCAGAATCAGTTTTACAAGAACCAATTGGGAACTTGGTTTTAGTGATGCAACGAATATACGTTAAGGCAGCTTCAGAAGAGactaatgaaattgaaaagctCGGATTCATACTAGAATCCCTCTGCAACAGAATGTCCAAGTCTGAACTTGAGCATTTTCAAGTG GATCATGATATTGATCTATTGGACAATATACCAGAGTGTCAAGAAAAGCTTCATACCTTGAAAGAAATGATAACAGTTTATGAAGCTCTCATTGCATACAGAATTGTTACTTGGTCACAAGATTCTATAAATCCCGCCCACAAGGTTTACACGTTATTTGATGGCTACAATCGACTCATCACCCGCACAAAG CCTGCACCCAAAGTAAAGAAAGGTgagggaaagaagaaaaaagacaagGATGTTACGGATGCCTCCTTCAAGAAACCTGGGCGCAATGCAGTCATTAAACTACCACCAACTATTCTTGATCTGGAAACTGTACTGAAAATAGTTACTCTTCTATATTC CGATGCTGTGCCCTGGTCATCTCGAATCGAATCCCGAAAATTGCAAGAAAAGGAATTGTTCCATCGCTATATACTGCAGACCTGCATTCAGCTTATACAGCGTACGAAGCAGTTGAAAAACAACGACCTGCAGAAGCATAAGAAGCATGATGTattgaaatgttttgaaattggaGA aatcatatacacgaaaattttattacaattggATGATGTCCGTAACTTTGACCAGCAAACTGCAGTACTTGGGTTGGAGTGTTTTAAAGAACTGTGTAACCTAGCATGCACAACTCTATCCTCACAATCAGATTTGCTGAACTTTTTAAGGATATCCG GAAAAGTTGATACAAACGCCGAATTGGAGTTGCAATTGATGAGCGTCATATCACCAGTTAAAAACCTTTTGACAAATGTTCTTGAGGAAGAAGATGAACAGGAATTAATCGCAAAAAGAATTCCTCCAATTCTAATGAAAATCCTCTCACTCTTGACATTGAAGTTACCCTATCATGGGgaaaaagttgtaaatatGCTCAAATGGCTTCATGAAGTTGCtatggaaaaagaaatggaGCAAAGTATGGCTGTTGCTGTAATTGAATTGATACTGAAGATTGAAGATTACATAACAGACTATGGAAATAGTATTGACAAGATAGTCAGTCAACTTTGCCAGATACTGGGGACTGTAGACGAG gACGAAAGTCAAATGCAGGAAGAAGATCAGTTCAAAATTATCAACGAACAGTCTGTGCTTCAAGTACATTCCCTTATTTGTAATGTACTTAAGCAGAAGCTGGATAACACTACGTGGTTTTTAAGTAGATTAAGAGCTGAGCAAATCCTCACGGCAATGCCTGAAATAGGAGTAGAGGAAC GTCGAAATCCACTTAGAGATAAAGAACGTAAACTAAGCTCTCAGCTGTGCCTCATCGTCCAAACAGTAAAGACGTTGTCTAATGTTTCAATATCGCCTGGAGTGAACGCGGATGCAGTATTCAAGAACTTGCAAAATCTATTCAGTACACTCAGCATGTTTACGAAATACTTTCACAGCAAATCAACAGCCCAAAATCCCGTCTTCCAAGCCGTTAG GTTTGTGCCACTGGTAAAACTAGCTGGAAAGCCCCTTGCCAAGACATTATACAGTCTTATAACTCACATTGAG GAAAATCAAAGAATCAAATCCAAGTCAAAAATAGTAGACTCATACGCACAGAGAAGCAAAGTATTGAAGGAAACCAAACTTATACCTAAAGTAATATACGAGATCGAGCAATTTGGAAAGAATGTATTACTGCTAagtaaaaaaactaag GCAGGATTGGAAGAATACGTTAATTACAGTATTACACGAgattttagaat
- the LOC124410062 gene encoding intraflagellar transport protein 46 homolog, which yields MFAPWLILTLHCQPGLEYAHLQQYRVSLILQPTKQTMDIKDSSEDDEAQNISAFSQFDESIEVRNAEEIKSPVNTAMSTLKRSPKSTSSHSSLKIGVGNLRGNLSPPQPSRYSNKLTDHVEPTSFGKSSALMNDVSDSEETDDDDIQGGVTKGFETYDPKEFEDLHVSAEIKELFENIIRFSPQKIDLDYKLIPFVPDYIPAVGDIDAFIKVPKPDGTADKVGLVVLDEPCANQSEPAVLHLQLRSYSISSGPVKQAVIKRIDDPEKNSKSIEKWINDMNQLHTNRHPPTVRLSKPTVDIDTLMQQWSAEVDERLENTSVELSQLDCDLPRLVDIACTLVDIPVYPDARMEALHTMFTLFLEIRDHQY from the exons ATGTTTGCTCCGTGGCTGATCCTTACCCTCCACTGTCAGCCGGGTTTGGAGTACGCACATCTACAGCAGTATCGTGTATCACTTATTTTGCAGCCCACTAAACAAACGATGGACATTAAGGATAGTAGTGAGGACGATGAAGCACAAAATATATCAGCATTTAGCCAATTTGATGAGAGTATCGAGGTACGTAACGCCGAAGAAATCAAGAGTCCTGTGAACACAGCTATGTCGACATTGAAACGAAGTCCAAAAAGTACCAGTAGCCACAGCTCACTGAAGATTGGGGTTGGAAATCTGCGAGGCAATCTCAGTCCTCCACAACCTTCAAG ATATTCGAACAAGCTTACGGACCACGTTGAACCGACATCATTTGGCAAGTCAAGCGCACTCATGAATGATGTTTCCGATAGTGAAGAGACGGATGACGATGATATACAAGGTGGAGTAACTAAAGGTTTCGAAACTTATGACCCAAAGGAGTTCGAAGATCTTCATGTATCAGCTGAAATCAAAGAACTTTTCGAGAATATCATAAG ATTCTCACCGCAGAAAATCGACCTCGACTACAAACTCATTCCATTTGTGCCCGACTACATTCCAGCGGTCGGTGATATTGACGCTTTTATTAAAGTTCCGAAACCCGATGGTACCGCTGATAAAGTAGGGCTAGTCGTTCTGGATGAGCCCTGCGCCAATCAATCGGAGCCGGCCGTTCTGCATTTGCAGTTGCGAAGTTATAGTATAAGTTCTGGACCCGTCAAACAGGCAGTGATCAAGCGGATCGACGAtccggaaaaaaattccaagtcTATTGAAAAGTGGATCAACGATATGAACCAGTTGCACACAAATAGGCACCCGCCGACAGTACGACTCTCGAAACCAACAGTTGACATTGATACGCTCATGCAACAATGGTCCGCAGAGGTAGACGAACGGTTGGAAAATACTTCTGTTGAATTGTCACAGCTAGATTGTGACTTGCCCCGTCTCGTCGACATCGCCTGTACCCTCGTCGATATTCCAGTCTACCCAGACGCTAGAATGGAAGCGTTGCATACGATGTTCACCCTGTTTTTAGAAATTAGAGATCACCAATATTGA